From one Microlunatus sp. Gsoil 973 genomic stretch:
- a CDS encoding DUF4185 domain-containing protein, whose translation MVSATPPTNPTNPTNPTNPTSRTDLTNPPRDTNPRSRSRRLLLGGAVGALGAGLAGATLPASADTGLEYPPVQENGIKITKVKDLTGPGITSKYGLDWVDLGVVRRCPDGRSLYVFGDSFSGNWGDNWRSPTALWSPTTNPRAGVTFSGAVGGNPAAQLIPYEHGDEISTIIPSDLITLGDTMYLHAVVNQGFGNVIWSGIWTSADNGATWQDSGARFPGDAYDRMWQLATWELGADGWVYVYTSKFLRQTPMILHRVRPDDLTNPDAYQPWGKDGDTWRWGAGPDTVSDDIIGESSLRRFGDRWVFTWFDPTNYRIDAMVLDHPTQDLRQTEKITLLHGTSWDAQDANHVAQLYGSYVIPGSTLDDLHLTVSQWNTGDNSVYHVSQYRFQGLGRRL comes from the coding sequence ATGGTTTCAGCAACCCCTCCGACCAACCCGACCAACCCGACCAACCCGACGAACCCGACGAGTCGGACAGACCTCACGAACCCACCACGCGACACGAATCCGCGCAGCCGCAGCCGAAGACTGCTGCTCGGCGGCGCCGTCGGGGCGCTGGGTGCGGGTCTGGCGGGAGCCACGCTGCCGGCCTCCGCGGACACCGGACTGGAGTATCCCCCGGTCCAGGAGAACGGCATCAAGATCACCAAGGTCAAGGATCTGACCGGACCCGGAATCACCAGCAAGTACGGCCTGGACTGGGTGGATCTCGGTGTGGTCCGACGCTGCCCCGACGGCCGGTCGCTGTACGTCTTCGGCGACAGTTTCAGCGGCAACTGGGGTGACAACTGGCGCTCACCGACCGCATTGTGGTCGCCGACCACGAATCCGCGGGCCGGGGTGACCTTCTCCGGCGCTGTCGGCGGCAATCCTGCCGCGCAGCTGATCCCGTATGAACATGGGGACGAGATCTCGACAATCATTCCGTCGGACCTGATCACCCTCGGCGACACCATGTACCTGCATGCCGTGGTCAACCAGGGCTTCGGCAACGTGATCTGGAGCGGGATCTGGACCTCTGCGGACAACGGGGCGACCTGGCAGGACTCCGGCGCCCGATTCCCGGGAGACGCGTACGACCGGATGTGGCAACTCGCCACCTGGGAACTCGGTGCGGACGGCTGGGTCTACGTCTACACATCCAAGTTCCTCCGCCAGACGCCGATGATCCTGCACCGGGTGCGACCTGATGACCTCACCAATCCCGACGCGTACCAGCCGTGGGGCAAGGATGGCGACACCTGGCGCTGGGGTGCCGGGCCGGACACCGTCAGCGACGACATCATCGGCGAATCGTCATTGCGTCGCTTCGGTGACCGGTGGGTGTTCACCTGGTTCGATCCGACCAACTACCGGATCGATGCGATGGTCCTCGACCATCCGACCCAGGATCTGCGGCAGACCGAGAAGATCACCCTGTTGCACGGCACCAGCTGGGACGCCCAGGACGCCAACCACGTGGCCCAGCTCTACGGCAGCTATGTCATCCCGGGCTCCACGCTCGACGATCTGCACCTGACCGTGAGCCAGTGGAACACCGGCGACAACAGCGTCTACCACGTCAGCCAGTACCGCTTCCAGGGTTTGGGGCGGCGCCTGTAG
- a CDS encoding phosphotransferase family protein encodes MTQADVDDLVHRLGITGVRAATTLQAGQGGNDLWRLERADGNLVIRGFPPGRPALLAERESQAHRFARDHGLCVPTVQSSQVLDGRSYLVMDHVAGTRLADALWAGADPDDLGRRSGAALAALHAISDPPPPLVAARSWLDWPEPMPDIRPLLEPYDVGSVVLHLDFHPENLIITPDGRIAVLDWANCLTGPPTADLARALSILELIMVAVPNLPDAAAQAVRRYREGFLSGYRQAGGSDRIPDPVRGWAYAAQRRDLAGSWVPQWYLDRLGEREHALVDGQNIP; translated from the coding sequence ATGACACAGGCCGACGTCGACGATCTTGTGCATCGGCTGGGAATCACCGGAGTGCGGGCCGCCACGACGCTGCAGGCCGGCCAGGGAGGCAACGACCTGTGGCGGCTCGAACGTGCCGACGGCAACCTCGTGATCCGCGGTTTTCCACCAGGACGGCCCGCTCTCCTTGCCGAACGTGAGTCGCAGGCGCATCGATTCGCGCGCGATCACGGTCTCTGCGTGCCCACGGTGCAAAGCAGCCAGGTCCTCGACGGCCGGTCCTATCTGGTGATGGATCACGTGGCAGGGACCCGGCTTGCCGATGCCCTGTGGGCCGGAGCAGACCCTGATGATCTTGGACGCCGCTCCGGTGCCGCGCTGGCGGCGCTGCACGCCATCAGCGATCCACCGCCGCCGTTGGTTGCCGCCCGGTCCTGGTTGGACTGGCCCGAGCCGATGCCCGACATCCGGCCGCTGCTGGAGCCGTACGACGTCGGGTCGGTCGTGCTGCACCTGGACTTCCACCCGGAGAATCTGATCATCACTCCCGACGGTCGGATCGCTGTCCTGGACTGGGCGAACTGTCTGACCGGTCCACCGACGGCTGACCTGGCCCGCGCTCTGTCGATCCTGGAGTTGATCATGGTTGCCGTGCCGAACCTGCCAGATGCCGCGGCACAGGCTGTCCGGCGTTACCGGGAAGGATTTCTGTCCGGTTACCGGCAGGCGGGCGGGAGTGACCGGATCCCCGATCCGGTGCGCGGGTGGGCGTACGCGGCACAGCGGCGGGACCTGGCCGGCAGCTGGGTACCGCAGTGGTATCTGGACCGACTGGGGGAACGCGAGCACGCCCTGGTCGACGGTCAGAACATCCCGTAG
- a CDS encoding pyridoxamine 5'-phosphate oxidase family protein — protein MIGNLLTMDPKVADYLTGHHAAAMITLRPDGSPHAVRCGIAVVDGKLWSSGTAARKRTGLVLRDPRCTLFVFGSSPDDSYSYLSLDTRVSILDGPEAADQNVALFTVMQAGLNPPEGSLFWNGKPLPLEQFRQTMIAEERLIYQFEIIGSYGMF, from the coding sequence ATGATCGGTAACCTGCTGACCATGGACCCGAAGGTCGCCGACTACCTGACCGGCCATCACGCAGCAGCGATGATCACCCTCCGGCCCGACGGCAGCCCACATGCGGTGCGCTGCGGTATCGCGGTCGTGGACGGCAAGCTGTGGAGCTCCGGCACCGCGGCCCGCAAACGAACGGGCCTGGTGCTCCGCGATCCACGCTGCACCCTGTTCGTCTTCGGCAGTTCGCCCGACGATTCCTACAGCTACCTGAGCCTGGACACCAGGGTGTCGATTCTGGACGGCCCGGAGGCGGCGGATCAGAACGTTGCACTGTTCACCGTGATGCAGGCCGGCCTGAACCCGCCCGAGGGGTCACTCTTCTGGAACGGCAAGCCGCTACCGCTCGAGCAGTTCCGACAGACCATGATCGCCGAGGAACGGCTGATCTACCAGTTCGAGATCATCGGCAGCTACGGGATGTTCTGA
- a CDS encoding VUT family protein gives MGSTVVGEFADTLVFCSIAAGALGISTWADFTNYTVIGFLWKTLVEILVMPITYRVTAALKRREPTYQEALRAAEAAAADPR, from the coding sequence CTGGGCAGCACCGTTGTCGGCGAGTTCGCCGACACCCTGGTCTTCTGCTCGATCGCGGCCGGCGCGCTGGGAATCTCGACCTGGGCCGATTTCACGAACTACACCGTGATCGGTTTCCTGTGGAAGACGCTGGTCGAGATCCTCGTCATGCCGATCACCTACCGGGTGACTGCGGCGCTCAAACGCCGGGAACCGACCTATCAGGAAGCGCTGCGGGCGGCCGAAGCAGCCGCTGCCGACCCCCGCTGA
- a CDS encoding aminoglycoside phosphotransferase family protein — translation MDERAIEWARGVLPDAAITPVRSRPWSEIAEVRAQGRLWWLKINKADTVYETRLLALLSDLADPLLPEVITHSGQPWSLIADAGRRLDDLELTGDQQLEIWRRALGPYAELQRRVDVSDLAAAGVPDFSPVRLTRWYDELLSGLQALPGDAPRISTEELTAIGALRPQIIELSAVLADGVPPALQHDDLHEGNLLTDAGLRRLKIIDWGDSVISHPFCTLRVTLGRLTRRVGRTFDDREIRRLVDIYLEPWRSAGWSQKTLLEQVDAAYRLAVLTRMYANIRGVGGLAAAVDPDERGDALVWVKEMITDAGGSARA, via the coding sequence GTGGACGAACGGGCGATCGAATGGGCACGCGGCGTCCTGCCCGACGCGGCGATCACACCGGTGCGCAGCCGGCCGTGGTCCGAAATCGCCGAGGTCAGGGCGCAAGGTCGACTTTGGTGGCTGAAGATCAACAAGGCCGACACGGTCTATGAGACCCGGCTGCTGGCCCTGCTCAGCGACCTGGCCGATCCGTTGCTGCCGGAGGTGATCACACATTCCGGTCAGCCGTGGAGCCTGATCGCCGACGCCGGTCGCCGACTTGATGATCTTGAGCTGACGGGGGATCAGCAACTGGAGATCTGGCGTCGAGCCCTCGGACCCTACGCCGAACTCCAGCGTCGGGTCGACGTGTCCGATCTTGCGGCCGCCGGGGTGCCGGACTTCTCCCCGGTCCGGCTCACCCGCTGGTACGACGAACTCCTCTCCGGTCTGCAGGCGCTGCCAGGTGACGCGCCCCGGATCAGCACGGAGGAGTTGACCGCGATCGGAGCGCTCCGACCGCAGATCATCGAGCTGTCTGCCGTACTCGCCGACGGAGTGCCGCCCGCGCTGCAGCACGACGATCTGCACGAGGGCAACCTGCTGACCGACGCCGGCCTCCGCCGACTGAAGATCATCGACTGGGGCGACAGCGTGATCAGCCACCCGTTCTGCACCCTTCGGGTGACGCTGGGTCGGTTGACCCGCAGGGTCGGCAGGACGTTCGACGATCGGGAGATCCGCCGGCTGGTCGACATCTATCTCGAGCCGTGGCGCTCCGCCGGCTGGTCGCAGAAAACTCTGCTGGAGCAGGTGGATGCCGCCTATCGGCTGGCGGTGCTGACCCGGATGTACGCCAACATCCGCGGCGTCGGCGGCCTGGCTGCGGCCGTCGATCCGGACGAGCGCGGCGACGCGCTTGTCTGGGTCAAGGAGATGATCACCGATGCCGGCGGGTCGGCTCGGGCCTGA
- a CDS encoding alpha/beta fold hydrolase, translating to MEAKRFQAAVSRSYDLPYWLHRPDELAEPSPLVLFLHGAGERGDDLDRVAVHGPPKQIAAGQQLPFILAAPQCPTDSWWTWQEEALDALLDELLTTHPVDPERVYLTGLSMGGIGAWQLAARYPERFAAVVPICGNAGPWMARRLVGLPIWAFHNEDDPVVPVTGTTRMVAALEQLGGDVRATIKPTGGHDSWTAAYDDPALYDWMLGQRRS from the coding sequence ATGGAGGCCAAGAGATTTCAGGCAGCGGTGAGCAGGTCCTACGACCTGCCGTATTGGCTGCATCGACCCGACGAGCTGGCCGAGCCGTCGCCCCTGGTGCTGTTCCTGCACGGCGCCGGCGAGCGTGGCGATGACCTTGACCGGGTAGCGGTGCACGGTCCACCCAAGCAGATCGCCGCAGGGCAGCAGCTGCCGTTCATCCTGGCCGCTCCACAGTGCCCGACCGACAGTTGGTGGACCTGGCAGGAGGAAGCCCTGGACGCTTTGCTGGACGAGCTACTGACGACCCATCCGGTCGATCCGGAACGGGTCTACCTCACCGGACTCAGTATGGGCGGCATCGGCGCCTGGCAGCTGGCAGCGCGTTATCCGGAGCGGTTCGCCGCCGTTGTACCGATCTGCGGAAACGCTGGGCCCTGGATGGCCCGGCGGCTCGTCGGACTGCCGATCTGGGCGTTCCACAACGAGGACGACCCGGTGGTCCCGGTGACCGGCACCACCCGCATGGTCGCGGCACTGGAGCAGCTGGGTGGTGACGTCCGCGCCACGATCAAACCGACGGGCGGACACGATTCCTGGACCGCCGCTTACGACGATCCGGCGCTCTACGACTGGATGCTGGGGCAGCGGCGCAGCTGA
- a CDS encoding phosphotransferase family protein — translation MSALDVVLTPPQRERLRVHLGVPELSGIELTGEGWHRFAVLAPDRVLLLPRSHRWVPGLDREAAALPLLAAYDIPAPRLLGRITDDEFWPYPVTVISRYAARSWAAYENSADLVAVQRMLTGLGQVIADCHSIPVSQVPESIAAPTPHSPDPFEAELRHFVDYLEPGRVEKISYALAEAAGLPGTRVDRWLEVIRPCLDLAPTLTHRDLNEGQIMIGADQQVIGLIDWESAGVQHPLSDFDFGEWGFGIFAWEAEFSTLRRAFWDSYARARGGDLPDWRAVHLLMTIIGAPPPEGLATAWTRRRRQLTVANLRQVDGLV, via the coding sequence GTGAGTGCACTCGACGTCGTCCTGACGCCGCCCCAACGGGAGCGCCTCCGCGTTCACCTGGGCGTTCCCGAGCTGTCCGGAATCGAGTTGACCGGAGAGGGCTGGCACCGGTTCGCTGTGCTCGCGCCGGACCGGGTTCTGCTCCTTCCCCGCAGCCACCGCTGGGTGCCCGGCCTTGACCGGGAGGCCGCGGCGCTGCCGCTGTTGGCTGCCTACGACATTCCCGCGCCACGGCTGCTCGGACGGATCACCGACGACGAGTTCTGGCCGTATCCGGTGACGGTGATCTCCCGGTACGCCGCCCGCTCCTGGGCTGCCTACGAGAACTCCGCCGACCTGGTCGCTGTGCAACGCATGCTCACCGGGTTGGGCCAGGTGATCGCCGACTGCCACAGCATCCCGGTCAGCCAGGTCCCCGAATCGATCGCGGCGCCGACACCGCACAGTCCCGACCCGTTCGAGGCGGAGCTGCGGCACTTCGTGGACTACCTCGAGCCTGGCCGCGTGGAGAAGATCAGTTACGCGCTGGCCGAGGCCGCCGGGTTGCCCGGGACCCGGGTCGACCGTTGGCTTGAGGTCATCCGGCCGTGTCTGGACCTCGCGCCCACCCTCACTCACCGCGACCTCAATGAGGGCCAGATCATGATCGGCGCCGATCAGCAGGTGATCGGGCTGATCGACTGGGAGAGTGCCGGTGTGCAACACCCGCTGAGCGACTTCGACTTCGGCGAGTGGGGCTTCGGGATCTTCGCCTGGGAAGCGGAGTTCTCGACGCTGCGCAGGGCCTTCTGGGACAGCTACGCGCGGGCGCGCGGCGGAGATCTGCCGGACTGGCGGGCTGTGCACCTGCTGATGACGATCATCGGCGCGCCACCCCCGGAGGGCTTGGCCACCGCATGGACCCGACGCAGGCGACAACTCACCGTTGCCAACCTGCGGCAGGTCGACGGCCTGGTCTGA
- a CDS encoding helix-turn-helix domain-containing protein, producing the protein MANSDSSDVTPLDGSLSGVKFLTVAEVAAVMRVSKMSVYRMIHSGELEAARFGRSFRVPEKAVHDYLRGSYYETG; encoded by the coding sequence ATGGCGAACAGTGATTCTTCCGATGTGACCCCACTGGACGGGTCACTGTCGGGAGTGAAATTCCTCACGGTGGCCGAGGTGGCAGCCGTGATGCGCGTGTCCAAGATGTCTGTCTACCGGATGATCCATTCCGGTGAGCTCGAAGCGGCCCGGTTCGGGCGCAGCTTCCGGGTTCCCGAGAAGGCGGTCCACGACTACCTCCGCGGTAGTTATTACGAAACCGGCTAG
- a CDS encoding acetoin utilization protein AcuC, whose translation MTDSGPVGRLIYSDALARYDFGSTHPMGPGRVRNAVTLARALGILDHLQVVEPSPTDDRLLRRVHTDAYIDAVRAGEPNPIFALGTDDNPVFPGMHEVSSQIVTASVDAARAVWNGDVLRAVNIAGGLHHAMPNAASGFCIYNDLAIAIDWLLEEGCERVAYVDVDVHHGDGVQTIFYNDPRVLTISLHETPVELFPGTGYPHETGGPDAEGSAINIALPSGTDDLAWLRAFDAIVPEALAAFRPTVLVTQHGCDSHYADPLADLRLTVDGQRASYLALAELAADLTGGRWVAAGGGGYALQDVVPRAWAHLLGIIAGTPIAPQTSIPQNWRDEIGEGAPMSMTDGGPVEFTPITAGIDPSSRVDQAILATRRAVFPDLGLDPGL comes from the coding sequence GTGACGGACAGCGGCCCGGTCGGTCGGCTGATCTATTCCGACGCCCTGGCCCGGTACGACTTCGGCTCGACCCACCCGATGGGCCCCGGGCGGGTACGCAACGCGGTCACGTTGGCCCGCGCCCTGGGCATCCTTGATCATCTCCAGGTGGTCGAGCCGTCGCCGACAGATGATCGACTACTTCGCCGGGTGCACACCGACGCCTACATCGACGCCGTCAGAGCCGGCGAACCCAATCCGATCTTCGCCCTCGGCACCGACGACAACCCGGTCTTCCCGGGGATGCACGAGGTGTCGAGCCAGATCGTCACGGCGAGTGTGGACGCGGCCCGGGCGGTGTGGAACGGAGATGTGCTCCGTGCGGTGAACATCGCCGGCGGTCTGCATCACGCGATGCCGAACGCCGCCAGCGGATTCTGCATCTACAACGATCTCGCCATCGCCATCGATTGGCTGCTGGAGGAGGGATGTGAACGGGTCGCCTACGTCGACGTCGACGTCCACCACGGTGACGGGGTGCAGACGATCTTCTACAACGATCCGCGCGTGCTGACGATCAGCCTGCACGAGACGCCCGTCGAATTGTTCCCCGGCACCGGCTATCCGCATGAGACCGGTGGCCCGGATGCCGAGGGTTCGGCGATCAACATCGCATTGCCCTCGGGCACCGATGATCTTGCCTGGTTGCGGGCCTTCGATGCGATCGTTCCGGAGGCACTGGCCGCGTTCCGACCGACCGTCCTGGTGACCCAGCACGGCTGTGATTCGCACTATGCCGATCCGCTGGCCGACCTCCGGCTCACCGTCGACGGCCAGCGGGCGTCCTATCTGGCGCTGGCCGAACTGGCTGCCGACCTCACCGGCGGCCGGTGGGTGGCCGCCGGTGGCGGTGGCTACGCACTGCAGGACGTGGTGCCGCGGGCCTGGGCGCATCTGCTGGGGATCATCGCCGGAACTCCGATCGCGCCGCAGACCTCGATCCCGCAGAACTGGCGGGACGAGATCGGCGAGGGCGCCCCGATGAGCATGACCGATGGCGGCCCGGTCGAGTTCACCCCGATCACCGCCGGAATCGACCCGTCGAGCCGGGTGGACCAGGCCATTCTGGCGACTCGGCGCGCGGTGTTCCCCGACCTCGGGCTCGATCCCGGCCTCTGA
- the proC gene encoding pyrroline-5-carboxylate reductase yields MTKLAVIGAGVMGETVLSGLLHTGWAAEDIVVTARRPERRKQLVERYGVGTTDNVQAAADARIVLIAVKPQDLITVLDEIAPAITPQTTVASLAAGVATDVIEAHLPAGTPVVRVMPNTPAQVAEGIAAVSAGQHAAPDQVGQVAELLAATGQVTILPEKYQDAVTAISGSGPAYVFFIVESMIEAGVHLGLPRHIAAELVVQTVYGSAKLLKETGDHPTVLRERVTSPGGTTAAAIRVLEDHKVRAAFLGAAEAARNRGAELAAAARKSATRDPEARDS; encoded by the coding sequence GTGACCAAACTCGCGGTCATCGGCGCCGGGGTGATGGGGGAGACCGTCCTCTCCGGGCTGCTCCACACCGGCTGGGCGGCGGAGGACATCGTCGTGACTGCCCGGCGCCCGGAGCGTCGTAAGCAGTTGGTTGAACGGTACGGCGTGGGCACCACTGACAACGTGCAGGCCGCCGCTGACGCCCGAATCGTGCTGATCGCGGTGAAACCACAGGACCTCATCACGGTGTTGGACGAGATCGCCCCGGCGATCACGCCGCAAACGACCGTCGCCTCACTCGCCGCCGGCGTCGCCACCGACGTCATCGAAGCTCATCTGCCCGCCGGAACGCCGGTCGTCCGGGTCATGCCGAACACCCCGGCACAGGTCGCCGAGGGCATCGCGGCCGTTTCGGCCGGGCAGCACGCCGCTCCGGACCAGGTCGGGCAGGTGGCCGAACTGCTGGCCGCCACCGGGCAGGTGACCATCCTGCCGGAGAAATATCAGGACGCCGTGACCGCGATCTCCGGCAGCGGCCCGGCGTACGTCTTCTTCATCGTCGAGTCGATGATCGAGGCCGGAGTGCATCTCGGGCTGCCGCGGCACATCGCCGCCGAACTGGTCGTGCAGACCGTGTACGGCTCGGCGAAGCTGCTCAAGGAGACCGGCGACCACCCGACCGTCCTGCGGGAGCGGGTCACCTCACCGGGTGGTACGACGGCCGCCGCGATCCGCGTGCTGGAGGATCACAAGGTCCGCGCCGCCTTCCTCGGCGCGGCGGAGGCCGCCCGCAACCGCGGTGCGGAACTTGCGGCTGCCGCACGGAAGTCCGCCACCCGCGATCCGGAAGCCCGGGACTCGTGA
- a CDS encoding aspartate-semialdehyde dehydrogenase produces the protein MRVGVFGATGQVGGVMRRLLAERQFPVSEIRYFASARSAGRKLPWKDTDIAVEDSDAADFTGLDIALFSNGKYASKAIAPKVAAAGAVVIDNSSAWRMDPEVPLVVSEVNPEDTVNPPKGIIANPNCTTMAAMPVLAPLTKAAGLTRLVIATYQAVSGSGGSGVAELDRQARAVTADAAKLAFDGSAVQFPAPQQYVRPIAYNVLPMAGSVVDDGSSETDEEQKLRNESRKILHLPELLVAGTCVRVPVYTGHSMAIHAEFGSEITPEQATRLLADAPGVELSDVPTPLQAAGNDPTYVGRIRADQSAPAGRGLVLFVSNDNLRKGAALNAVQIAELVAARQVQGVA, from the coding sequence ATGCGTGTTGGAGTATTCGGTGCGACCGGTCAGGTCGGCGGCGTGATGCGCCGTCTGTTGGCCGAGCGCCAGTTCCCGGTGTCAGAGATCCGCTACTTCGCCTCGGCGCGGTCCGCCGGCAGGAAGCTGCCCTGGAAGGACACGGACATCGCCGTCGAGGACTCCGATGCCGCCGATTTCACTGGCTTGGACATCGCCCTGTTCTCCAACGGCAAGTACGCCTCCAAGGCCATTGCCCCCAAGGTCGCCGCGGCCGGCGCCGTGGTGATCGACAACTCCTCAGCCTGGCGGATGGACCCCGAGGTCCCGTTGGTGGTGTCGGAAGTGAATCCGGAGGACACGGTCAATCCGCCGAAGGGCATCATCGCCAACCCGAACTGCACGACCATGGCCGCCATGCCGGTGCTGGCACCGCTGACCAAGGCGGCCGGCCTGACCCGACTGGTGATCGCCACCTACCAGGCGGTCTCCGGCTCCGGCGGCTCCGGCGTCGCCGAACTCGATCGTCAGGCAAGGGCGGTGACTGCCGACGCTGCCAAGCTCGCCTTCGACGGCTCGGCAGTGCAGTTCCCGGCACCGCAGCAGTACGTTCGGCCGATCGCGTACAACGTCCTTCCGATGGCCGGGTCGGTGGTCGACGACGGCAGCTCGGAGACCGACGAGGAGCAGAAGCTTCGCAACGAGTCCCGCAAGATCCTGCATCTGCCGGAGTTGTTGGTTGCTGGCACCTGCGTCCGGGTCCCGGTCTACACCGGACACTCGATGGCGATCCACGCCGAATTCGGCTCCGAGATCACGCCGGAGCAGGCGACCCGGCTGTTGGCCGATGCGCCCGGCGTCGAACTGAGCGACGTCCCGACCCCGCTGCAGGCGGCCGGCAACGACCCGACCTATGTCGGCCGAATCCGAGCGGACCAGTCGGCCCCGGCCGGTCGCGGCCTGGTGCTGTTCGTGTCCAACGACAACCTCCGCAAGGGAGCGGCGCTGAACGCCGTGCAGATCGCCGAGCTGGTGGCCGCGCGCCAGGTCCAGGGAGTCGCGTGA
- a CDS encoding CPBP family intramembrane glutamic endopeptidase, with protein MIRLTIAPRPRAWIGAEVLIVLGLSLGQSAIYSILSILDRLTRPEALSQQSSQLNSSVTPDRPWLDLSYQIVNIAFPLVPVALVLYLLAQRNAIGIRSPFRLIGFDLHRPAIDLGLGALLALCIGIPGLGLYLGARALGLNTQVQASGLADNWWTIPVLVLSATQNAVLEEVIMLGFLYTRFRQLNWAWPVIIIVSAVIRGSYHLYQGFGGFAGNLIMGVIFGLVYLKWRRVMPLIITHTLLDVSAFVGYALLAPHVSWL; from the coding sequence GTGATCCGACTGACGATTGCGCCCCGGCCCAGGGCCTGGATCGGTGCCGAGGTGCTGATCGTGCTGGGACTCTCCCTCGGCCAGTCGGCGATCTACTCGATCCTGAGCATCCTCGACCGGCTGACCCGCCCGGAGGCGCTCAGCCAGCAGTCCTCGCAGCTGAACTCCTCGGTGACGCCGGACCGCCCGTGGCTGGACCTCAGCTACCAGATCGTGAACATCGCGTTCCCGTTGGTTCCGGTCGCCCTCGTCCTGTACCTGCTGGCCCAGCGCAACGCGATCGGCATTCGCAGCCCGTTCCGGTTGATCGGCTTCGACCTGCATCGTCCCGCCATCGATCTCGGACTGGGCGCATTGCTGGCCCTGTGCATCGGCATCCCGGGTCTGGGCCTCTATCTCGGCGCCCGCGCGCTGGGACTGAACACCCAGGTGCAGGCGTCCGGGCTGGCCGACAACTGGTGGACAATCCCGGTGCTTGTCCTGTCCGCCACGCAGAACGCCGTACTGGAGGAGGTGATCATGCTCGGCTTCCTCTACACCCGCTTCCGCCAGCTCAACTGGGCCTGGCCGGTGATCATCATCGTCAGCGCGGTGATCCGTGGCAGTTATCACCTCTACCAGGGTTTCGGCGGGTTCGCCGGCAACCTGATCATGGGCGTGATCTTCGGTCTGGTCTATCTGAAATGGCGACGGGTGATGCCGTTGATCATCACCCACACGCTGCTCGACGTGTCAGCGTTCGTCGGGTACGCCCTGCTCGCCCCGCACGTGAGCTGGCTGTGA
- a CDS encoding proline dehydrogenase family protein has product MLRETLLGISRNDAVRRMITGFPPTDLLVRNFVAGDHLDDAIAAARRLVDEGLTVTLEHLAGETADRDQADQWTRRYLDLVDRLRKEKLATRAEVSIKPAAIGLELPDGDDVLENARVICIAARAAGTTVIADLEDHRAADETLALAEELRQDYPDTAVVVHSGLRRTESDCHDLAATRSRVRLVKGVHLEDEAIAYARPADVDKSYVRCLKILINGNGYPMIATHDKRLIRIAEALAVQAGRAPGDLEFQFLYGVGLPEQRRLLAAGHTVRIQLPYGSDWYGYLVRRFADRPGNLSLLARGLVRR; this is encoded by the coding sequence ATGCTGCGGGAAACGCTGCTCGGCATATCCCGGAACGACGCGGTGAGAAGGATGATCACCGGCTTTCCGCCAACCGATCTGCTGGTCCGCAACTTCGTCGCCGGCGATCACCTGGACGATGCGATCGCTGCAGCCCGTCGGTTGGTCGATGAGGGTCTGACCGTCACCCTCGAACATCTGGCGGGGGAAACCGCCGATCGCGACCAGGCGGATCAATGGACGCGCAGGTATCTCGATCTGGTGGACCGGTTGCGCAAGGAGAAGCTGGCGACGCGGGCGGAGGTGTCGATCAAACCGGCGGCGATCGGTCTGGAGCTACCCGACGGTGACGACGTGCTGGAGAACGCCCGAGTGATCTGCATTGCGGCCCGGGCCGCGGGGACAACCGTCATCGCCGACCTGGAGGATCACCGGGCGGCGGATGAGACGCTGGCGCTGGCCGAGGAGCTGCGGCAGGACTACCCGGACACCGCCGTCGTGGTGCACTCCGGGCTGCGGAGAACCGAAAGCGACTGCCATGATCTTGCCGCCACCCGTTCGCGGGTTCGGCTGGTCAAGGGTGTCCACCTGGAGGACGAGGCGATCGCGTACGCCCGACCGGCCGACGTCGACAAGTCCTACGTACGCTGCCTCAAGATCCTGATCAACGGCAACGGCTATCCGATGATCGCCACCCACGACAAGCGCTTGATCAGGATCGCCGAGGCGCTTGCGGTGCAGGCCGGACGCGCGCCGGGTGATCTGGAGTTCCAGTTCCTGTACGGCGTCGGACTGCCCGAACAACGGCGGCTGCTCGCGGCAGGGCACACCGTACGCATCCAGCTGCCGTACGGATCGGACTGGTACGGCTACCTGGTGCGGCGATTCGCCGATCGGCCGGGCAATCTGAGCTTGTTGGCTCGCGGCCTCGTCCGCCGCTGA